The following nucleotide sequence is from Aspergillus luchuensis IFO 4308 DNA, chromosome 1, nearly complete sequence.
CGAAGGCTGGCTCTcgtggcggtagcgccttTCCTACTAAATCGCTTCACACTAAGAACGCAGCCGGTATAAACTGCCACGCAATGAGCCATAGAGTGTTCAGGGTGCGAAGGATGCTGCTAGTCATATAATGACGTCGATGAACGAGAAGTCTTTCGTGAATTTCCGGATATCGTGGAGTTCACCGAGATAAGCGGCGCTAGCAGCCGCCCACCAACGAGCCCGGTTGAATGCTTAGGAGTTAGGAGAGTGGAATGGACTTCCGActtccaacaccatcataAACTAGTTCAAGCCAGCTTCTGCACTTCGCAAATCGCGAACATATCCGCCCACCATCAATAATGCTGCCGTTCCTCCTCTCTGAAACAAGGTTTTAGGTTCTAAAGCCACACGCTATTATTATCTCTGGCCCCGAGACTACTTCCCCCATCTCCTGCACCGCAGCCCCCAttattcccccctccccttttgCATTGGTGTCTCTTGGTTGGTGGCACTGGAACAGACAATCTGGCGTTCAGGTCACCAGGCTACTTTGAGATTTTGGATCCATGATTCAAGGTTTCAGCTCCAAAGATGCTTATAGTTAGGTGATTCGACGCAGTGGAGCAGCGCAGGCTTACTTCAGTCCCGGGATCGTGACAGTACTCTGCTCTCAGCATTTCACGCTCCTCATTACCTCATGgcctaataataattaactttttttttgctcTACATATATCATCGCTATCAGATCCGTATGTGTTTGTGCCTCAACTTGTTCTCTCCGTTGTCCCTATAGGCTTGATGCTTGAGCGTAGTTTGTCAAGTACTAACTTTCACTTCTAGTTCCATTTTAGATTCTGGCTGCGTTCTGATATCGCCAGTTGGCACGCTTTGTTTCAACTTCGACTTGGATGTCGGAAGTTGGCCGCTCGTTTTTATGTAACCGAAGACACGCTGCCGGATACAGCTAGATTCCTTTATCGCACCATTGCCAAGGCAGCCGGCAATAACTTCAGTCGGTATCTGTTCGTGGATGCGCCTCGCTATCGCACTTTCTACAGGATTTTCGTTTCAGGGTCGAAAGCATAGCGAGACGGCTATCTGGCGAAGCACAGTAAAGGCTGCTGGTGTTTGGACAGTCTTCAACAGTTAATCAAGCTACCCCGCCATTGTGCCTATACAGCGAGAAGCCAACATCACTCCTGCAGGCCGAATGAGACACCAGCTATCGCATCGCTTAATGAAGGCTGACTACTAAGACCAAAGCACTTGCGCGGCACGAGATCATCGTGCATCTAACCTTCAATATGCCAGATGAACCAAGTAGTGCTAGTGGGAAGAAGTCCACAGAAGAGCCGCCACCAATACAGTGGCAATTCATCGATGCTTCTGACAACAGCAGGAGTACTTTAACTAAAGTAAAGCGTCATGTTATGCAGGAATATATGCGTCAAAAGCGACATGCAAGCGGGCAGTCTGGTGCTGAAATCGAAGAGGGTTCGTCTCAGGGAGAGAAGACACGACAGCACAAAAGAGCCATTGGTCAGGTTACAAAAACGAGTGAAAATCAAACGGACGACACTCAAGATAGTGGATCCCTGTATGGAACCGATGCTCTTGCGCAGGAAAATATTCCCAAGCCGACACTCAATGACTTCTTAGCACAACAAGAGTCGAGCGGGTCTGTGAAAAACCATGCCACAGATGGCAGGATCATCTTGAGTTCCAGGCCTGCAGTTCGGCCATTCTTTGAAGGCATATCTTTCAGAAGCAAAACGAATTTTCCCAAGACCTACTGCCTGTCTCAAAGCAGCATTTCCGACACCAGCACTCcaacgccatcatcgtctgcgccaacaacaccagaTGATGTAGCGTTGTCACCAAAGACGATCCTGAGTGCTGCACGCACAGATCCATTCAACACTCTGCCTCTTGAACTAGACATCGAGGGTCAGAGACTGTTTGACTTTTATGTCAACGAAATGCCTGCTTGCTCATACGGAAACCACTTCCGGTCACCCAAGGCACATAATTGGTACACAGCAGTATTTGTCCCTGAAGGCATGAAAGGACCTGTGGCATTTCAGAACACAATACTCGTTCATGCGGCCAGCACATGGGTCTGGGTTCGTAATGAGGAGCCGGACGCGGCAGCTCTCTATCATCGTGATCGTGCGATTACCATGCTACGAGAGTTGAGGGACAGGAACCCGGATGACATCTCCGATGAAGCGATTATAGGCTGTATAAGCGCTGCAGGCCTTGAAGACTTTGATCCTCGGCCTGGTCATAAGCAGATTAGCTGGCTTCATATGCGAGCGGCAAGGGAGATGATCCGTCTTCGTGGCGGGCCATCCACCTTTCATAAGACACGGCTCGGAATGCTAATAAACTGGCAAGATTATATTCTTTCGGGCTATGAGACAGAGGgacccagcttcttcttcgaatACAATCCTCCAGCCATGCTACAGAGACCAGTTCCCCAAGCTGAAGGGCTTGTGCGGAGTCAGCTGCCGCTTTCAGAAAATTCGTTCATCGAGCACACTATCGCCCAACACCCCATACCTACCCCAATGGATGAGATCGAAAATCAGTGCAGTGAGTTCATCAGCTTCCTCAAGCGCTGTGAGCAGCTCGCTATACACCAACGCACATCCACCAACTTAACCACGGCACCGATGCGTCACACGGCATTCCAGTCAACCTCATTGTTGTATGAGATACTCGCAGCGCCTCCCGGGCTACGCTTTACAGCATCGGGTAACCGCAAGCAGTTTGTTGCACGGCTGGTTGCCTTGATCATGCTAAATGCTGGCTTGTGGGATTACCGGAACTCCGTTTCGCATAGTGAGGCCTTTCTCAGAAATTTGGAGCAGAGTGTCCTGAACTGCGAAGTGAACATGAGCGGCTCAGTTGAAGCATTGCTGCAAATATTGCTCGCATGTGAGGATGGTTCGATTGAGTTGCCTAAGTCAAGGCGTAATCCTGGAAATACACCCGATTTTACGCAATACTGCCCTACGGCTGAGACGCCTTACGATCGGCCGTGGTTTGCAGGCCGAATGCTCAAAGTGGCCAAACGGCTCAGCTTTGATAGCTGGATGAACGTGAactattttctcttctcttgtcTAACGTTACATACGGGAATACCTTCTGTCTCGCTCTGGGAAGATGGCTTACGGCAAGAGATTCTTAGTGCGCCTCTCACTAATTACGTTATGCCGGCCCTCCAAGGCCTGTAGTTTTGTCGGGCTTTATCGCTCGGGACATGGAACCTGCATATACAGCACTGCAGTTTTGAGACTTGTATCCATCCCTCTCatcttttcctccctcttttcttATGTCTTTTTGTGTGCACGTGGAAACGAATCTGATTGTAACGTTGAATTTAATGTCTTTTTGGCCATCttcttggtgttggtgttttaTATATCCGCGATGAGACATGACAGTATATGATACCTTTCATTTTAACTGATTTTCTTATTGCGTGATCTGCTTGTTCTGTTTTGTGATCGACCAATTGCCTTCTTGAATTAATTACATTGTATTATTTCTGGTGACATCAAGTCATAAGCTcatctatatactatataatgtGATTCCTTGGAGGTGGCAGAAACGTTGTGTTCTGCTCAATTTCTGGAAGTATGACTGCTAGTATCCCGTGTACTAACGATCGCCAGGAAATCCTTATCTCTTGTATTTGACATTGAAATGTGAGGTTTGTCTGCATCATATGGGGGCCTCGAAGTTTCTGGAGTGAAGAGACGGTCAATTTCCTCGAGCGACTTGCCGGCCGTCTCCGGATACAAGGCCCAAACGAGACCCGCCGCAACCCAGTTGAAGGCCGCGAAACAGTAGAAATATTCGAACTGAATCTCCGACTGGGCGATCGGCGAACACTGAGCAAAAACCAAATTCAGACTCCAATTGGTGGCGGTGGCTACAGAAGAGCCTCGGGCGCGAATGTTGGTGGGGAAAATCTCGGATTGATAGATCCAAGAGATGAGCCCGAGACTAGTATAAAAGAACGAGAAGACGAAAAATACAGCGATTGCAGCACGGACGGCACTGTGATTCGGTGACGCCACACTTTCAAAGTTATTGTACACCTGCCCCAGGATAGCCTCCACGCACATGGTGGCGCCCATACCCAGTAACGACGGAATGAGCAGCTTGCGACGGTCGACCCGATCGATGAAGAGTATGAATACAGTATTCCAAAACTGGGCCAATGCACCCCAGATGCCCTGCAGGATGAGCGAAGTGGATTGCGACAAGCCCAAGGATCGGTATAAACCTGGGTTATAGTTCTGGAGCACATTCGTGCCCGAGCATTGTGTAAAAGCCTGCATGCCACAGGCAAGCAGCACACGCTTGCGCCAATTAGGCTGTGTGAACAAAAGCTGTCGCCATGAGTGGTTGGCTGAATGCCGGGCCTCCGCAATACCCGCGGAGATTCGCTCAAATTCCGCGTCGACTGGTAGAGCGTTCGGCTGTCCCCTAGGTAGATGGAGGCGGTTCAAGACCGCCCGACCAGCATCTGGACGGCCCTTTTCTATGAGCCAACGAGGTGATTCAGGGAGAAACCAGACGCCACAGCTAAGAATCACGGCGGGGACTGCTTGAAATGCCAAGGGGAAACTCCAGCTGAAATTTCCCGTACGGAGAGAGCAGCCATATCCCACCCATTGCTAAAGGCGATTAGTCAGGGATAGAGGGCGAACTAGTTGACTAGTCGACTAGCTGAACAGGGgtatagtagatagataaatcACTCACAGCTACAACAACTCCGAGCCCAATCATCCATTGCTGCAGTGAACCTAGGAAGCCACGAATACGGGGAGGAGATAGCTCACTCTGAAAGAACGGTCAGAATTCGCTGCAATATAACGGCCCCCAGAGATGCGTTATAGCGATACATACACAATATACTGGGATAATGGCGGACATCAAGCCAATAGCAAGACCAGCGATCAAACGGCCTGCAATGAGCATGGACACGTTGACAGCGCCAGCCTGCAACGCGGCCCCAAGGCTAGCGAGGAGGCCGCCGGTGAAGAGAACAGGCCTTCGCCCCCAAGGGTCAGAGAGGTAGGAGACAAATACCGAGCCTAGAATGGCACCGCCTGCAGAATGTCAGCCGGAGATGAAATGCGACGAAGTGGTGATCGGCGCGGGTGTCCGAACCATTATAGGATGCAACGATACCCCCTGTCGCTGCATCAGAAGGATTGTGGAAGCGATATTTGAAGGAATCCTGGTCGATAACAGAGGATATAACCCCGGAGTCATAACCAAATAAAAAGGAGCCTAGACTGGCGAACAAACAACAGAGAGTAACGAGAAGATAGGGCATTGTTCACCTCCGCTCCCAGTGCTTGAATTGTGTGTGGGGGAGGATGCGACGGCTCCTTTATCTCTTCCCGATCGCTAGTAGTTGCCCATGAAGATATTTTTGAGTGTCTATCTAATCTTGGCGGAGATTTTAGTGGCGCAGCGCGATACCGTTGCGTGCCATAGGCATGGCAGTATGCTACTTGGtagtattactactatctgGAGCTGCAACCAAGTCGGGAATAATGCAGGGCTGATGTTGTACAACAACACTGTAACAGGACACACGTGCGCAAGGGCTCTTGAAAGAATAGGAAGGCGAGCAGAAGACTTAAGGTCACATTGAAATGGTCGGTACAGCTAGGGACTAGAGACGAGTGGATTCAGGGGGACACACACAGGAAAACAGGATTCCGTCAGCTTTGATGGATGACTGGACTGCAGCATTGGTCCTCTTAAAGCCAAGGGAAGGACTAACGCCGATTAGGGTCTTCGGgttcatccaatccatcaccGAAGATGCGATCCCCACCGGAGATGTTGTTTAACTTATTGTTTCTCATCGATGTTGCTGCAGGTTCCATGGATCAGGGTACCCATCGAGCATGATCGAATCAGCGACAACACCGTGGGTTCTGAGGCTTGTTTCTGCAACCGAGGCAGTCATCGGCGGGTTTGCCCAATACGCcgagctactgctgctaccactattactactactaagccGCTTTCCCAGCTAGTCCAATGGAGTTTgtaagaaaagggaaaattTCTGTATCGGAGGTCCGACGCAGCGGCATCGTCACGGGCACAGGAGCAGGCTCAAGTTGCGCTTCCAGCCGCTTGTCACTGCCGGTTGGCTCTAGATCAGCCCTACTTGTGAGCGATTTTTTGTTAATTCTGCATTTacacttttttctttctttctctctctcacacagATGATTCATACTCGGACTTGATCGGAATAGGAAACTCTTGGACCATATCCGAGCATCTTTTCGCGCGAGATCTCTCTCTTGTGCTGATCCCCTAGTgcatatatatctttttctttttttttcgcaCTTGCCCTGGTGCCGTTGTTAAAATCCCCCCAATCGGAAACAGGGTCTGGGCCACACCATCACCTCGCATCGGTGGATCTGCCCGTCTTGTCCGTCTTCGtccccatccattcattccttttCCATCATCGCTCTTCTACGCTCATCACTACTGCGACTTACTCGAGTCCTTTCCTCGCCTTTCCACTTGCTGGCTTGTGGGCTTGAGCTTGTTTAACTTAACtttgatttttctttcttttttttcttcttttctccgaTTTGGAGAAACCATTCTGTATATTCCCCCCTACCCTAGTCTTGCAAAATCCTCCGTATCTGCTTTTGAACTGCTTCCCCCCCATttccgccttcttcccctcttcccctcgtACTTTGTACACGCGGACAAGAAAAGCCTGAACAGCCATCCCCAGTCTTCCCAATTGTGTTTGGGCCTGGTGTTGCGCATTAGACCTCTTTATTCTTGCCCGTCCTGGTTACTATTTCCGTGCGACTGGGAGTGGATCACCGTCTTGACTCACGAAAGTTCTTGCAACGCAATTCTGACTAATTCGGGGCCTACTCCAGTCTCCAGAACATTTCCGTCATCTCCAAGGAACTCCCGTTCCAAAGCCACCAACAGCATAACAAGAGGCAAAAACATTCAACTACTCAAAAATAGTGAAGAATAGCCCACCAAAGGCCAGAGCGACCTCAGCCGAAcacatcctcttccatcaacTCTTCCTGGACTTTAAGATTGGTCCTCTGCGATCAATCCCTCCAGCTAACTACATTCCTCGCCGTGCCTTCCATGAACCTGTGAGAAGCGTCATTTCTACCCTCGTGGAGATTGCGATAACGGTCGGATCGCCACGCGGGCTATTTCTCCTTGCTGATCGGATTAGTCTCCTGTCGACTATCGTACATcaacccatccatcaattccacatcctcctcataccCCCTTGCATGTCATTGCGCCGACCGCCTTGAGATCTCTCCTGCTGGCCCCTCCGCTCCTCTCATGGCTTCCGCTCCCAGTCCGGCGCATGCCGAAAATGCGAACGAGGATGATCCCTCGGCCGCTTCCGACTCTTTCTTCTATGCCCACGAAGATCACGATGCCTCCCCCGGCCATgatttgatgatgaaggatgatGCGCTGGGCGATGGCAAGCCTGTGAAGGACTCCCTCCCCATGCAGAAGAGGCGTCGTGTTACGCGCGCTTGCGATGAATGTCGtcgcaagaagatcaagtgTGATGGGAAGCAGCCGTGCACTCATTGCACTGTCTACAGTTATGGTGAGTTGTCATTACCTCGCTTGTCTGCTTGTTGTCGTCAACTCATGCTCACGGAAATCGCACCATAGAATGCACGTATGATCAACCGTCTAACCGTCGTCGCAACCCCGCCCCTCAATATGTCGAAGCTCTAGAAAATCGTTTACACAAGGCGGAGGCCTTGCTCCGCGTTGTGCTCCCCGATCTGAACCTGGACGACCCCCAATTCGATGTGCATGCCACAGAGCAGATGCTGGCAGCCATCAAGCGAGAAAAACAACAATCccagcaaccaccaccagcggcaTCGCTCGCGACTCCCAGCGAGCGGCGCCGAAGTTCGGTTGTCATAACGGGCACCGACTCAGCAGCGGATGCGAATGGAGGGGACGAGTCGCTCCTCGAGTCGATGGTCGACAATTCTGGCTATTTAGATCTGGACGACCAGGGCCACTGGGACTACCACGGTCACAGCTCGGGCATGAGCTTCATCCGCCGACTGCGCAAGCAGCTTGGTGCTTCCGACATACAGCCGCCGACGATCCGGTCGCGACCGGTCACCCAATCCAAGTTTGACAGTCCTAAGTCGTTATCGGAATCACCGCAGGATGCGCCATTGCCCCCCACTCATGACCTGCCCCCACGGGAAGTCGCACGACGTCTGTGTCACAGTGCATTTGATGATGGCTGCGCACTGATGCGCTTCGCGCACGAACCCTCATTTTTCGCCATGTTCGATCGAGTGTACGATACTTCGCCTGATCAGTTCACCAACGAAGAAAACTCGTTCCTGCCGCTACTCTACATTGTTATTGCGGTCGGCTGTCTGTTCTCTGACGGTGGGGCAAATCCTCTTGATGTTGCTGGATATGAGGGTGCGATTGGTCAAGGGTAAGTCACTCATGTCTTTCTCATGGCCCAACAAGGGCCATCTGGACTGCAATAAGCTAACTCATCCTAGCTTTCAATACTTCAAAGCAGGTCAACAGTTATTGGAGATCACCGATTGCCGTGATTTAACCTCCCTGCAGGCGATTTGCTTCATGGTACTCTTCCTACAGGCCTCTGCCAAGCTGAGTACTTGCTATTCCTACGTGGGTATTGCCCTCCGGTCCGCCTTGCGACTCGGCTTGCATCGCAAAGTGACGGCGCATTTCAGCCCGCTAGAGCAGGAGCTGCGGAAACGTGTCTTCTGGGTCATAAGAAAGATGGACGTCTACGTGAGCACGATGTTGGGTCTTCCTTTGATGTTGAGCGACGACGACATTGATCAGGAATTCCCGGCGTCGGTTGATTCCGAGTTCATTGCTAAGGACGGCATTCTGCCTATGCCCTCCGATCACATACCTCTTATGGCCGGAGCTAATGCGCATACGCGCTTGTCCAGCATTATCCTCAAAGTGGTGAAGTACATCTACCCAGTGAAGAACGCTCAGCATCGGGCTGGATCGGATCAACGCTATGTGGTGAGCCACTCCAAGATTCGGGAGATTGAAAGAGATCTTCAGGCTTGGATGGAGGAGTTGCCAGCGGCACTGCGTCCGGGAACGGAGGTCTCTCCGCAAGTAGAGCGGTATGTCTTCTAGAGTTGATTTGGCAGCGATCTTTTCTAATTGTGCTGCAGGATCCGACAATTGCTGCGTATTAGCTACGCCCACGTTCAAGTGATGCTATACCGACCCTTCCTACACTACGTCTCCAGCGGCTCGCAGGCTCGTGGGGTGGACCGTCGTTCTTACGCTTGTGCAGCGGCGTGTGTTAGTGTTTCTCGCAACATTGTCCACATCACGACTGGCATGCACAAAAGAGGACTCCTAAATGGCTCTTTCTGGTTCACTATGTACACCACGTATTTCGCTATTTTGTCACTCCTGTTCTTCGTACTTGAGAATCCCGACTCTCCAACGGCGAAAGACGGTGTTCTCAAGGACGCCATGGAGGGTAAGACCACACTTGCTGGCCTGGCAAAGAAGAGCATGGCAGCGGATCGTTGCTCCCAGAGTCTAGTCTGCTTGTTCAAAAACCTTCCTGAGCTGCTCAAGAACCGGCAAAGTGCGACCGCCCGTGCGAACCTCAAACGTCCGGcgccctccagcagcagtcGAGCGTCGGCCAATAAAAGCTCAACCATGCCCTCGGggatgccgccgccgcagcggGCCAGCACCTTCCCTAATCAGCTGCTACATCGGTCGACCAAGTCGGAGGCCAGTAATACGCCGAAGAGCCTAGATGATAGCGCTGCAACACGCAATGTTGCAACCAACCCCCGTCACAGTCAGCCTCCGACGTGGTTTCCGTCCACCCCGGAGCCTCCGGCCGAAGCGGTGTCCACTCCTTCGGAGACTGCGACCAATAGTGTCTCAACCCGAGCGTCACCTGTTTCGACGTCATTGCAATCCGGAGACTCGGGCGCAAATGCATTCAACGCACAGGCCTTTGGAAACCCCGGTAATTTCCCCGATCTCATGCCTATCATGTTCCCCTCGGACGATCCGTTTGCCTATCCGACGCAACCGATGTCGACACTGGAAAACGACCATTTCCAAGATGTGACCGGTGCGCCAGTCACCACTCAGTATGCATCGGGAATGGCATCCACAGCCGATCCCAACGGTGTCAGCACACTCGCGGCCTCCTCACCCGCCGTAGATGGTTTCGCAAATTTCTCACTCTTTTCCGGTGCACCTGGCGGCCTCAACAACAGCATCTCAAGCCGCCTAGCAAACCACCAACCAATGAATGCATCTCAGCTACAGTCACCCGCCTCCCACGCCTCAACTCCCATCAACAGCGGCGAGGCCGTCAACAGCCCCGACCTAGTCTCCTTGCCTAATCAGAACTTCCTATGGCAAGGATATAATTTCCAGCCACAAAACTTCACTGCGGAGACAACTGTTCCCCCTACGGCCGCAAACCTCGGACAGTTCGGCTTAGGTATGGACGATAATAATGCCCCGGGATTGGGCATGGGGTTGGACCTGGGTCTTCCGTTGGACGATATTTTCGGAAATGGAGATGCGTGCCGCCCAGGCG
It contains:
- a CDS encoding sigma-70 region 2 family protein (COG:O;~EggNog:ENOG410PW5X) translates to MPDEPSSASGKKSTEEPPPIQWQFIDASDNSRSTLTKVKRHVMQEYMRQKRHASGQSGAEIEEGSSQGEKTRQHKRAIGQVTKTSENQTDDTQDSGSLYGTDALAQENIPKPTLNDFLAQQESSGSVKNHATDGRIILSSRPAVRPFFEGISFRSKTNFPKTYCLSQSSISDTSTPTPSSSAPTTPDDVALSPKTILSAARTDPFNTLPLELDIEGQRLFDFYVNEMPACSYGNHFRSPKAHNWYTAVFVPEGMKGPVAFQNTILVHAASTWVWVRNEEPDAAALYHRDRAITMLRELRDRNPDDISDEAIIGCISAAGLEDFDPRPGHKQISWLHMRAAREMIRLRGGPSTFHKTRLGMLINWQDYILSGYETEGPSFFFEYNPPAMLQRPVPQAEGLVRSQLPLSENSFIEHTIAQHPIPTPMDEIENQCSEFISFLKRCEQLAIHQRTSTNLTTAPMRHTAFQSTSLLYEILAAPPGLRFTASGNRKQFVARLVALIMLNAGLWDYRNSVSHSEAFLRNLEQSVLNCEVNMSGSVEALLQILLACEDGSIELPKSRRNPGNTPDFTQYCPTAETPYDRPWFAGRMLKVAKRLSFDSWMNVNYFLFSCLTLHTGIPSVSLWEDGLRQEILSAPLTNYVMPALQGL
- a CDS encoding sugar porter family MFS transporter (COG:G;~EggNog:ENOG410PM50;~InterPro:IPR005829,IPR005828,IPR003663,IPR036259, IPR020846;~PFAM:PF00083,PF07690;~TransMembrane:10 (n4-19c28/29o52-70i77-97o103-123i135-155o167-188i259-277o297-318i325-343o363-385i428-447o);~go_component: GO:0016020 - membrane [Evidence IEA];~go_component: GO:0016021 - integral component of membrane [Evidence IEA];~go_function: GO:0022857 - transmembrane transporter activity [Evidence IEA];~go_process: GO:0055085 - transmembrane transport [Evidence IEA]), encoding MPYLLVTLCCLFASLGSFLFGYDSGVISSVIDQDSFKYRFHNPSDAATGGIVASYNGGAILGSVFVSYLSDPWGRRPVLFTGGLLASLGAALQAGAVNVSMLIAGRLIAGLAIGLMSAIIPVYCSELSPPRIRGFLGSLQQWMIGLGVVVAQWVGYGCSLRTGNFSWSFPLAFQAVPAVILSCGVWFLPESPRWLIEKGRPDAGRAVLNRLHLPRGQPNALPVDAEFERISAGIAEARHSANHSWRQLLFTQPNWRKRVLLACGMQAFTQCSGTNVLQNYNPGLYRSLGLSQSTSLILQGIWGALAQFWNTVFILFIDRVDRRKLLIPSLLGMGATMCVEAILGQVYNNFESVASPNHSAVRAAIAVFFVFSFFYTSLGLISWIYQSEIFPTNIRARGSSVATATNWSLNLVFAQCSPIAQSEIQFEYFYCFAAFNWVAAGLVWALYPETAGKSLEEIDRLFTPETSRPPYDADKPHISMSNTRDKDFLAIVSTRDTSSHTSRN
- a CDS encoding putative C6 transcription factor (Mut3) (COG:K;~EggNog:ENOG410PGE6;~InterPro:IPR036864,IPR007219,IPR001138;~PFAM:PF00172,PF04082;~TransMembrane:2 (o383-406i633-652o);~go_function: GO:0000981 - DNA-binding transcription factor activity, RNA polymerase II-specific [Evidence IEA];~go_function: GO:0003677 - DNA binding [Evidence IEA];~go_function: GO:0008270 - zinc ion binding [Evidence IEA];~go_process: GO:0006351 - transcription, DNA-templated [Evidence IEA];~go_process: GO:0006355 - regulation of transcription, DNA-templated [Evidence IEA]) — protein: MASAPSPAHAENANEDDPSAASDSFFYAHEDHDASPGHDLMMKDDALGDGKPVKDSLPMQKRRRVTRACDECRRKKIKCDGKQPCTHCTVYSYECTYDQPSNRRRNPAPQYVEALENRLHKAEALLRVVLPDLNLDDPQFDVHATEQMLAAIKREKQQSQQPPPAASLATPSERRRSSVVITGTDSAADANGGDESLLESMVDNSGYLDLDDQGHWDYHGHSSGMSFIRRLRKQLGASDIQPPTIRSRPVTQSKFDSPKSLSESPQDAPLPPTHDLPPREVARRLCHSAFDDGCALMRFAHEPSFFAMFDRVYDTSPDQFTNEENSFLPLLYIVIAVGCLFSDGGANPLDVAGYEGAIGQGFQYFKAGQQLLEITDCRDLTSLQAICFMVLFLQASAKLSTCYSYVGIALRSALRLGLHRKVTAHFSPLEQELRKRVFWVIRKMDVYVSTMLGLPLMLSDDDIDQEFPASVDSEFIAKDGILPMPSDHIPLMAGANAHTRLSSIILKVVKYIYPVKNAQHRAGSDQRYVVSHSKIREIERDLQAWMEELPAALRPGTEVSPQVERIRQLLRISYAHVQVMLYRPFLHYVSSGSQARGVDRRSYACAAACVSVSRNIVHITTGMHKRGLLNGSFWFTMYTTYFAILSLLFFVLENPDSPTAKDGVLKDAMEGKTTLAGLAKKSMAADRCSQSLVCLFKNLPELLKNRQSATARANLKRPAPSSSSRASANKSSTMPSGMPPPQRASTFPNQLLHRSTKSEASNTPKSLDDSAATRNVATNPRHSQPPTWFPSTPEPPAEAVSTPSETATNSVSTRASPVSTSLQSGDSGANAFNAQAFGNPGNFPDLMPIMFPSDDPFAYPTQPMSTLENDHFQDVTGAPVTTQYASGMASTADPNGVSTLAASSPAVDGFANFSLFSGAPGGLNNSISSRLANHQPMNASQLQSPASHASTPINSGEAVNSPDLVSLPNQNFLWQGYNFQPQNFTAETTVPPTAANLGQFGLGMDDNNAPGLGMGLDLGLPLDDIFGNGDACRPGGLGDDWTQWMNVGG